One Gossypium arboreum isolate Shixiya-1 chromosome 13, ASM2569848v2, whole genome shotgun sequence genomic window, cggtaatggcgtctttgaagtatgaaattcattgttgaatcgcaacaccgatttgcgttgtggcaaattaagatgcaagcgttcttgcacgagatggatctagaggatgccctgctaggatagataagatgccttcgacattaacgagatgaagagaagaagcgtaaggatcgaaaggcattaacacaattacatcgcatttgtccaacgaaattttgcaggatgtgatgaaagagaaaagcgccattgcattatggaagaggctagaacaaatatgtatgtcgaaaactctaacaagcaagttgcatatgaagcggcgtctttatgctcatcgtttggaggaaggtgcgtcagtacacgaacacttaatggtgtttaaagaaattctctcaaacttggaggccatggaggttcgatatgataaggaagatctaaggttgattctactttgttcgttgccccgtcttattcaacctttagagacacgattttatatagccatgagtctctcacagttgatgaggtttatgattctttaacctcgtatgataagatgaagcatcttgtggttaaacccaactctcggggagagggtctcattgttcgtgggagacaagaccggaatgttgatgatgatcgtggtagaacacgagagcggaatcctcgtggtaaatctaagggtagatcgaaatcttcaaacagaggtaaaacttgcaacttcgcaagaagaaagggcacattaaatcgagtgctataagctacaaaataagattaaaagggaggtgcgaatcaaaggaaaacaaccgagaaaattccggtgaaggcgatgttgtagaagactacgcgatggtgaacttctagttgcttcatcaatgattctaaagtggcgagagtggatacttgattcagttgcaccttccacatgagtcccaatcgggattggtttacaacttatgaaacgaagatctgaaggtgttgttttgatgggaaataatgcttcatgtaaaatcgcagtgttggaacaattaaagttaagatgtttgatggagttgtcgaacaccgagtgacgtgcggcatgttcgaattgaaaagaaatttaatttcgttgagtactcttgattcaaaagtgcagatacacggtgaaagtggggttttaaagatttcaaagggtccttgttgtgatgaaagggcaaagaaagattgccaagttatatgtttctgaggttctatcattattggtgatgcaattgtcgcttcctcttccttgtcgatgatgatattactaaactttggcatatgcgcctagggcatatgagtgagaatggcatggcgaattaagcaaagaggacttcttaatggacaaggaatttgcaaaccgaatttcgtgagcaccgtgttttgggaagcaaagagagttcgattcactagaggaatccataacacgaaggaaacgttggagtatatccattacgatctgtggggccgtcgagtgccttcgagaggtggagctaattatatgctaacctttattgatgatttttccggaaaagtttgggcgttcttccgaagcgaaaagcgatgtgttttccacatttaagtcttggaaaattatgattgaaaagcagacggaaaagcagataaaatacctccgcatgcataatggcttagagttacattacgatgagtttaatagattgtgcaagtcggaaggatcatgagacacttgacgattcgtcatactccacaaaaaaagcggcgttgcgaagcgaatgaacgaagcgatcatggagaaggttcgatgtatgttgtcaaatgccaacttacaagtcattttgggcgtagcgacctcatcgcatgtttttgatcaaccgatctccatccgttgccattgagaaaagactccacaagaggtatggtgcggtaatcccgctaattattcgatttaaagatttttgggtgtctgcgtatgctcatgttgataatggaaaattggaaccgagatccattaaatgcgtttttcttggttataaagtggtgtaaaaggctataagttatggtgtccgaaaatagaaaagttgtgattagcagagatgttgttttgatgaaaccgctatgctacctaacttatctcttaaagactcttccaataaagaaaaccaaaagcggtggagcatcgattaatctgaatcaactcctcaagccaagataaaaattgagaatagagttgcttcttcaccgcaatactctatcgccaaaaacaggacaagaagagaaattaaacctccaaagaagtatgccgaggttgatctagttgcttatgctttaaatgtggtgaagatatagatgcgaatcaagagccatttaattattcgaggcgattaggtgtgaagactcgagaaaagtggatgtttgctatgcaagaggagatggaatcactccacaaaaagcgagaacatgggatcttgtaaaacttcctaaaggtaaaaaggcattcgttgtaaatgggtgtttaaaagaaagaagggactcaggagttgaagaacccggatataaagcaaggcttgttgcaaagggtgacaatcagtgccatctttcttacaaaagatcaaatgtttcatgagagaacaaaacacattgatattcggtatcattttgttcgtgatattattgctcgtggtgatattgttgtgagcaaaattagcactcatgaaaatcctgcagatatgatgactaagtcacttcctataaccaagtttgagcattgcttagacttggttggtgttcattgttgaagttaaacccttaagggtttttggaagaggtgaagaacttgtttatttaaAGTTcagcgatgaagaacttgttcattgagaatttgtgtcaaggtggagattgttagaattaagtgacccaaattcttatttaaataaaatacgatggaaaataaaataaaagtaaaatccatatagaactaaacttcttttattttattttagaataaggttttaaaccttattaaactccatctattttatattgattaggataaggtgtttcaatcctacttagaatatggctttgcaagcctataaataaacatagtctattcctcttgtatttgagtaaaaatttttcgacatagtgaattttcttctctctgcccgtggtttttttcccgaaagggtttccacgtaaaatttatgtgttctttatttttatttattttattctattttatttttcacaatttcaaAATAGTAAACTGCTTTTATAATAACTTGTAGAATAAAAAACCAACAGATTTCATTAAAATCTGTAATCCAATACAAGAATCACAAATCATAAACGAAAGCATATAGTACCCAATGTCTAATTTCTAATAATCACTAATTACAAAACCCTAACGCTGACACTACGCTCAAACATTCTTGACCGCAAGACTTCAAATCCCCCCACCACCATCGCCACCGCCATCGCAGCCAACTTCTGCAATCCTGAACAGTAAATACCAATCTAGCCGCCGAAACCGTACAAAGTCCTACCCTGCCTCTTGAGGGCATAAACGACATCCATGGCGGTCACCGTCTTTCTCCTGGCGTGCTCAGTGTAGGTCACGGCGTCGCGGATCACGTTCTCCAAGAAGATCTTCAACACTCCACGGGTTTCCTCGTAGATCAAGCCACTGATACGCTTGACACCTCCCCTACGAGCTAGACGCCGGATCGCCGGTTTCGTGATTCCCTGGATGTTATCACGGAGGACCTTGCGGTGGCGCTTTGCTCCGCCCTTGCCTAACCCCTTGCCTCCCTTTCCTCTTCCTGACATATTTTTCAAATATCGATAGAAGAGAACGAATAttcaaaactttgaaaaatttccgATTTAAATTTCCGTGAAAGAAATGAAATGGTGGGGGAGTATTTATATGGGAAGTGGAGGGGAGCTAAGATGGTAGGTTATCCGTGTGAAATGATTAAAGATGGATTTAGGCCGTTGATTATTTGGAATGGAGGGTTGAGATGAGAAGAACTATGGGCGCGGATCGGCGACGTGGATTAATTTAGCGGTTATTTTGTGTTTCTTTTTGTGAGTTGAAAAGTGGGAAATTAGTTTTTGGTGCGGAAACTAGGCGCGCCATGATTTAGCCATTGTCAATTTCACGGGCATTTAATGAAGCCGTTTAAATATTTTGGCCCAATAattgtccttttttttttttttaaactttgttTCAATGCTCTTATTATTATTACCTccctaatatttttttaaaaaaattcacttCTAATGTTGCAATCAAACAAATACAGATCCTAAACTAATAGAATTGAATTATTACAATATAAACaaattaataaacaaaaaaatCTAGATAAAATCAACTAAATTGAACTAAACCCACACATGTTGAAGCCACTCATATAATTACAAATGATAGATTTTAAACTTAAAACAACATGTCTTCCGTAAGCACCATATCTTACCAGAAATCCATAATCACGTCAAAAAGACTTATACCAACTACGACAACTTTACTCTTTGTTACAAAGACAGTAACAATTTCAAGCTCTAGTGTTCTCATAGTCTTTTATCACTTCTtcaattgttaattttttttaaatttagaataaaattgatgaaatttgtAAGTATCAGCgaattaaattttgttattagacCAACGGAACAAACTCTTAAGGTGAGTTTGGATGGACGGTGCGTTTAGCTatggttagtgtaaaaacaacagtggcggtgagattagatactgtagcaacactgtagcgtgagacaaaaaaatttattaaaattgccAAATAAAGAGTCAACGAAAAATTTCCTCAAAAACCAATCCCTATCATCATCGCCCTCGATAATAACTCAACATTGGTACCAATTTAATAGTAAATATTCTAAATTTGGACAAATCTAATAGCCAATATATTATCTTAATGAAGACAAATTAACGCAAACATTGGTACCAATTCAATAGTAAATATTCTAAATTTGGACAAATCTAATAGCCGATATATTGTCTTAATGAAGACAAATTAACGCAAACATTCATGTAAGAGCTTTTTGCTTCCATTAACATataatctctttttctttttttttttttctttttttgttgctATTATTATGTAAAAGTGGTTCCTACAATGAAAGCATCTAACATACAAGAACCCCCAACTCACATGTACACCAACACAGGGGAGGGATGAAAAAGAGGGAAGAAAATCTCTGTATGCCAAGATTTTTACGGGTCGGAACCACGCCGGTTATCTTCTTCGATCCAAAAATCGATAACCATGCGCCATATTAACATCACAGTACCCTTTATTTGCTGCATAATTTCCGATTTTCAGTCCTTTAAGCTCAGTCACTATTAAGTTCATGTTCTGCAACTGGTTTTTTGTCATCGTCTCCGTTTGTTGCCGCTGATGATTTGCTCTTTCGGGAGCTTTGGACAGGATTGTCCGGGTCGTATTTCTGGGAAGCTAAGTAATTCAGAGCCATAACGACGTCAGTTATTGCCGGCCGCATGTTGGGTTGCTCTTGAACGCACATTGCAGCAATGGCAAGTGCTTGGTAGAGACCTCGGACCGGATATTGACCTTGTAGTAAAGGGTCGACCATTCGAGAAAAGTTTCTTCGGTCTTTGAACATGGGACGTGCCTGCGGGTAAATAAACATTGGATAAGCATTTATGAAACTGATCCAAGTGACTACTTGCCATACATTCATCACAACATTCATAACACAAACAGTCGGCAGTTATTAAAGTATTTCCGTATTAAACGAAGATAACAAAACTGCAACCACATTCATTGCTAGTTAAACAGACCCAATATGATACAGTTCAGGGGAGCCGACAGACCCCTCAACGGTGGAGGTATTGTGTCCAAGGTATTGTGTCCGAGGAGAGCCCAACCAGGTTCATGGAGTTTAGGGAACGCTTCACCACCAAGGAAATGTGAGCATTTGGACTTCGTCGGGCTCTCATTGAAATCAGGAGAAATATCCCGGGGATAAAACATTCATGACACAAACAGCCTACGGCTATTACAGTATTTCCATATAAACCGAAGATAACAAAACAGCAACCATATTCATTACAAGTTAAATCGACTATCCCGATATATCGAAACATCAATGAGCAATGATAAAAACAGAATAAACATTGTCTTACCCATGCAACGAGATTTTGCTCTGAGCGATCTCTTGTCTCGTCAATCGCTTTCCTACCGGTAATTAGTTCCAAGAGGACAACCCCAAAGCTGTAAATATCCGACTTAAATGTCAGCTGTCCGGTCATTGCATAATCCGGTGCACAGTAACCGTATGTACCCATAACCCTAGTAGAAACATGAGTCTTATCGCCAATGGGACCAACTTTAGCCAAACCAAAATCGGATAGCTTCGGATGATACCCCTCACCGAGCAATATATTTGAGCATTTCAAGTCCCGGTATATAACAGGGGGCTTCATTTTTTCATGCAAATACTCTAAACCCCTTGCTGCACCAGCAGCTATTTTCATTCTCGTGTTCCAATCAAGTGGCTTTCGGCTAGCCGGAAGTTCTACAACCAATTAAAGTGATTTTAGTTACTGTAAATGGATGAAAAAAAGGAAATCAACAGGGAAACAGAAGAGCGAATTTAGTTACCGTATAAATGATTCTCCAATGACCCTAACGGCATGTACTCGTAAACAAGTAATCTTTGATCACCCTCTGCACAAAAACCTATCAATTTAACAAGATTCGGGTGCTCAGCCATGCTTAATGTTAATACTTCAACGACGAATTCTCTAATTCCCTGAGCACCGTTACGATCGAGTTGCTTGATCGCGACAACCTACATAACAAATCAAACAAACCCGGAAAAAGTAAACCACCAAATTCATCGATGAACGACACGGTTCGCATTGCCAGAATCGATTTAACAACATTAACAACACTTATATGAACAAAGGCTTATACTAACTTGATTGGTTTTGTCCAAGAATCCTTTGTAAACTTTCCCGAAACCGCCTTCGCCCAAAAAACAATCTGACCGGAAGTTTCCGGTCGCGGTCGCAAGTTCCTCGAATGTAAATGACTGTGCCAAGTTGTTAGCTTTGCCATCCTTTGAAATCTCATCATTCAAATTGAAATTCTTTACATCAATTGATAATTGATCTCCTTTCTTAGCTACTACCTCTTCATTTGTAACAGTCACTTTCAATTCATCtttttaaccaaaaaaaatcacaaaaaaaaggttaaaaaaaCTCACAAAAAAGGACAAATCGAAACACCCCGTATAGTTTCTTTTGTGGTATTGTAGAATGGATGGTTTCAATCGAATCATGCAAACAAACAAAATTGCATAACATGTTAAAGAAAAATACTGTACAAAATTTCACTGAAAAGTAAAAAACAATTCACTCGAATAATAGCATAAAAGATCAAAAACAAATAGATAAAAGTTTAAACCCGGTTTCCAATTATAAAAAAAGTTAAACCCCAAAGTGGTTAATGTGACAATCAAATAGGAAAAGAAAAACGCAGTTCGATCAacgaaaaataaagttaaaaatcaAACCATGATCAAACGCAATGCAATTCATTTTCACCCAcccaaatatttttttttaaatcgtaGAAGTTGAGAATAAAATTCAATACCTGAACCGGTTTGTGTTTGAGCATGGGGTTTACTTTTGTTGCTACTGCTATCATTTTTGTTGTTGATGATGATCTTCTTTGTTGGTTTCTCTGATCCTTTGCTTGAATTCCCAGAAAAACAAAAACAACCCATACTCAAATAAtcaattttttgaaaaaacaataattattaaacctctcttcccccttttttttttccttcacttTCTCGGCTGTAGAGAGAAAATTTTCCAAGCCCGAGAAAATTACTAGGCAAGCAGAaatgaaaagagaaagtaaacaaaCACACACAAAAGAAAGCACAAAGCAaacgaaaatataaaataaaaataaaaaaacaatttaatttttttagcgtttttataaaatattaatacatTTATATATCAATAATATTAGGTGGTATTCAGGCGAAAAGCGACTCATGGAAACTCGGTAAAGCTTAAACTCACAGGAGTGCGCCACGTCATTCACAACGGGGATTTTTTGGTCAAATCATGTGGGACGAACCGTGCACTCATTTTTGTCGGTTTCCTGTTTTCAAAAACAACGCCGATTTGCTTACGTGGCGTAATCTAATTGCCCTACAGTGATCCGATATCGGGCCGGTCATCGCAACAGATCTTTGTCCTTTTGTATAGTGGAAACACacaaattttctttttcaatttctttattttgtttcGGTCTAAATTTTGTTTTAGTCCCTGTATTATACTGAAATTGGAGATTTGATCTTTTCATTAATTtgtcaaatttaatatttaatttttaatactttagaaatgataaaattagaagttaatataaattaaaattatagttgatccctaaaatgaaaaaatatatattttaaaaaatgatgaaatcataagttaatatataataaaattatattttgatcttctaaaaattataatttaatttcaatacctaaaagaaattttatctTCGCTCTTAATACCAGACCTTCGCAATATTGATAAAGGCAGAGAGACCTTGGAGCTTAAGCACTTAAGTTCGAACCCCATCATAATGCAAATGCTATTCATGGATTTTTTCTTATATCTTATTAAAAGTTTTATCTCATGTGGGTCTTATCCAATTTTATTCTAGTATAAATTTAGATATATTTTGATTTTCAATCAACAAGGCTTTGTCAAGTTGACCAGatatgtattatttttatttatatttgtacCGGTGATTTTATAATTGTGCTTCTAATCTTAAAAAAATGATGACATCAAACGAAAACGATTTATTTATGTAAATCTAAAATTTCAGTATAATAGAAGGACTAAAACTAAAATttgaccttttattttattttgttggaTGGCACCGTAGGGTGACGTATTCATCGCAGACAGCCTTTAATCACcgcctgattttttttttttttaaggtcaAACGTTTTAGTGAGAGCCACATAGACTGCGGGACCCACTGACACACgcgtttattaatatttacaaaaataaataaaaacgttttttttttgtaataacaGCTGAACGGTGATCCACGCGTTTCTTGAAAAGAAGAATTAAGATGGGTCATCACGCCATACAAAATCAACGGTCTTCATTAAATCTAGGCCGATGGGCGTGATTatattttttttggggggggattTAAAGTAGGTTTAAACACAGCATATCACCGCCGGAAATAAATAACTTTTTTACTGTCAGTAAACGCGTTGGAATTTGGTTAAATCCCGATTGGGAAGGCAAGTTCGAGCCTCCACGAACTTtcgttttccctttttttttactctttaaaaaaaatgaatttcTCATTTATATGgtccctttttctaaattttttaccGCGGTGAATATTTATTGATCATGAATGCATACATCTTTCATGCATCACATGAAGtgtgaaacaaataaaaaaaaaagtaaataattttGTTGAGGGTTCACCAGTCATTCgacatagtttttttttcttcactcaattataaaaaagttacaaaatatcacaaattattagtaattttattttttggttatccgattatgaaaaattacaaattaaGTACAGTATCAAAGTGAAAATTGCAAATATCAATGTGAACCTACTTGTTAAGTTCAGGAGCCAATATCTATATTATcctatatttaaataaaattgttaatttttaaaattcattaccTTTTAATTTTATCTAATGACGATGTATTGTATTGTTATTTACCGATTAAGCATAAAACTCATGCATTATGGAACATAAAATTTATTCCTAATTATTAAATGTGATTGTTAATAGTATATCTTAATAATTATAGCCAAAATCAATTAGAGATGAATAATTGATTAAGTCGATTGTTTCATTCGATTTTTCCCATACGTCATACGTGTTAATCAATCTAATCGAATCAACTTAACATTGATGGTTGAATTAGTATAATTATAAAATTCATTAATTTACAATATATGTTAGAATTAATAATCAAACTATACATAAACCTACaccataataaatttttaaaaatctaaattttaaataaataaaattaagaaatctCAACTCTACAAttaaatatgtattttttaaGTAAGCTTAAATTTTTTGTATTATCGATTGATTATAATATTTGTACATGTAATCTTCAAGTTGATTAGTACTTTACGTTATATAGATTTATATGATTCTTCGCATTATAAAACTTATCCATATTTATGGTTTGGAATTTATTATAATctagaaacaaaaaatcaataaaaattaattaataaattctaaaaataaacacTTAAAATCATATGCAACTAATGTAACATTAAAAACTAGTATTAGTCGAACCTCGTGTGTTGGTCTGATAGTCAACGTGTTCATTATCCCAATAGCAGCTTGGAGTCAAATCGCACTAATCGTATTGCTATTAGTACTTTACTCTCTTATATTCACTTAAAAAATATTAACTGTTTAAGTGCTATAAGAATAATtagaataatttatattttattcatccacatattttattttattattttaacattttcattgtattatattgaataaattattagaTTAATCTCCTTTAAAAAATCTAAAACGCCACCAATCAATATATAAGatagtttatatttaaaataatgagTATCAAATCAACAAAGTGGTTAGTTTGATGGGTGGACTACcctataataaattatttttaaatagtttgaaaaataaaaaaataattatatatttttcgtgGGTGTTCAAAAATACAATcaaataacaacaataataataggcATGGGCGGTGCACTAagatttattatatttaataaattattttattaattggtcTAGAAAGTTCCACCAATTCAAAGCCACTAGTTTTTATCAAAAGACAAATGTAAGGGTATGATTGATAAGAAAATAAATGTAGATGTACACTTGGCAAAATGCCCCaaaagcaagaagaaagggattcaaaattttgtttttatatggTTTTGGGATATTTATTTAATAGTCCTTTTAATGTAGTTCTTAATTAAACCTAAAAGTTGATGTGTGAGATATTTGACTGATTGAGACGGACAATTAAAGATACATTTTGTGTGAACTTAGATTAAGGACAAAAATATTgaatgtttgtttctattaaggacaaaattacttaaaattttatatagaggtgaattaaatatttttaaaatatata contains:
- the LOC108484115 gene encoding histone H4, whose amino-acid sequence is MSGRGKGGKGLGKGGAKRHRKVLRDNIQGITKPAIRRLARRGGVKRISGLIYEETRGVLKIFLENVIRDAVTYTEHARRKTVTAMDVVYALKRQGRTLYGFGG
- the LOC108484173 gene encoding probable serine/threonine-protein kinase PBL5 isoform X1 — its product is MGCFCFSGNSSKGSEKPTKKIIINNKNDSSSNKSKPHAQTQTGSDELKVTVTNEEVVAKKGDQLSIDVKNFNLNDEISKDGKANNLAQSFTFEELATATGNFRSDCFLGEGGFGKVYKGFLDKTNQVVAIKQLDRNGAQGIREFVVEVLTLSMAEHPNLVKLIGFCAEGDQRLLVYEYMPLGSLENHLYELPASRKPLDWNTRMKIAAGAARGLEYLHEKMKPPVIYRDLKCSNILLGEGYHPKLSDFGLAKVGPIGDKTHVSTRVMGTYGYCAPDYAMTGQLTFKSDIYSFGVVLLELITGRKAIDETRDRSEQNLVAWARPMFKDRRNFSRMVDPLLQGQYPVRGLYQALAIAAMCVQEQPNMRPAITDVVMALNYLASQKYDPDNPVQSSRKSKSSAATNGDDDKKPVAEHELNSD
- the LOC108484173 gene encoding probable serine/threonine-protein kinase PBL5 isoform X2 → MIAVATKVNPMLKHKPVQDGKANNLAQSFTFEELATATGNFRSDCFLGEGGFGKVYKGFLDKTNQVVAIKQLDRNGAQGIREFVVEVLTLSMAEHPNLVKLIGFCAEGDQRLLVYEYMPLGSLENHLYELPASRKPLDWNTRMKIAAGAARGLEYLHEKMKPPVIYRDLKCSNILLGEGYHPKLSDFGLAKVGPIGDKTHVSTRVMGTYGYCAPDYAMTGQLTFKSDIYSFGVVLLELITGRKAIDETRDRSEQNLVAWARPMFKDRRNFSRMVDPLLQGQYPVRGLYQALAIAAMCVQEQPNMRPAITDVVMALNYLASQKYDPDNPVQSSRKSKSSAATNGDDDKKPVAEHELNSD